The following is a genomic window from Prunus persica cultivar Lovell chromosome G7, Prunus_persica_NCBIv2, whole genome shotgun sequence.
GGCTTAGGCTGCCCATAAGTTGATCACCAAAAGAGAATATTGGATGtagcaaaataataataataataataataataataaatcgtCGTGAGCCCATTTGAAGGTTTTGCATCAtgtcattttaatttgttatatCCTTTGATAAGGTACTATTAAGCAACCAATCATTGcgcaattttatttttcgcatctattttttttatcatataAAGCCatatcttttatatatatatatatatatatatataatgatttaaagGAAATGCAATAATGGTCACGAGTCTAAATTACTTTTAtcgataaacaaaaatttgggaaaaataattattaaaatatatatataatgatttaaattgaagatggAATGGAACATTAGCATCATCCAGTGAGATGAGAACCATGCCCAAAACTTACTCGGACCTAAATCGCCCACTGGCCTTGGCCCAATGTTATGGAAGGTGTGTAAATCCTTACTAGGCTTTTATTCTAAAATACTAACCTTGCTTATCCATGACAACTATAGAGGATCTTCTTCTCCTATGCTGCTCTTTAATTCTCTTTTCTCTAAATACAGTGAGTCTGTTTTTGAGTACGTTTTACTGCAAAGGAAGGGATCCCTATACATGCATCACTCGAATACCTTGCCTATCAAGAAGCTTTGCATTAGACTAGgtttgtttcaatccatattgTATTAGGAATTCTATTAATACTTGTGTTTTACTTTAATAAGCTTTATACAGGTGGTTATACGAAGCTTGAGTTCTATTCCATAATCAATTAAAACACTTGAGTCCTCTTAGGATTAGAAGATCATATTTCCAGGATTAAGATAATAAATTGTCTTTCAAGGTGCTCTAAATAGAtgtagaaaaacaaagaatcacAAGAATAATtcatgtttacaatatgttgATAAGTGTCGGCATGGAAGACAGTGTTATCTTCACACACAATTTTGTATCCGTTTCTCTTATCTTTCTCATCGCATGATTAATCATGTgatgagagagatggagaaaaagaagcaatCAACATGTTACACTAGAGTTTCTCTACTATTTGTTGGCGATGGCAATCAATATGCTTGGCTCCAATATCAATTAATAGAATTCTGTAATGGATTGAATTATCCGGAGTCTAgtcaattaatttatcatATTTGCAATTTGATCGGCGACCATTTTCAGCTCATCCCATAAGATAGGCTTTTTGATGTAAGCCTCTAATTCTGTAAAGCTTTGAGCTCTACTAATACATTACATTAGTCTTggtatatttttcttatacTTTGTTGAAATCTCCCACTTCCTTGAAGATGAAAACTATTAAAAGCACAaagttttccttatttttatttatccatTCCCAGATGGTAGAGCTGGAATCTGACTACACTTCTGGGGTGAAACTAAACCGTGTAGAGAGAAGCAGGCAAGCGAGGTTTAGCATGTGCAAACAAAGGGTTGGCcttgaagagggagagagccTCAGTGAGGTCAATCTTGTCCACATTGGGTGGCATGCTCCAAGTAAACCCTTGCAAAAGCCTTGCTAGGAGCATGATAGTTATGGTAGTCCCTAGCCCACTCCCCATGCATCCTCTCCGTCCAGTAGAGAATGTAATGAACCTCAGCTCATGCTCTTCCAGATCCACTTGTTGATCAGCATCTCCTTTTAGATGTCGTTCTGGGTCGAATATCAGTGGGTTTTCCCACACTTCCGGGTTGCGCCCGAGACCTAAGCGGCTTAGCAGAACACTGCTCCCTTTTGGGATGAAGTATCCTGCTACTACAGCGTCTGTGCTGGACATGTGGGGGAGGTTGAATGGTGCAACTGGATGCAGCCTAAGTGCTTCTCTTGCACAAGCCCTTACGTAAGGGAGCTTGGGGACATCAGACTCTTGAACAAGCCTCTGCTTTCCAACTACCCTATCTAGTTCTTCTTCTGCCTTTTTTAGCAGCTCAGGTTGGTTGAGCATTATTGATAGAGCCCACTCCGCTGCATTGAACGGATTATCCACTGTTGCAAGCTGCAGTTCCTGATCATGCACAAGAACATGTACATGTAAGTTGGTTTCTTACTTCGTACAtgaaaaattcagaaataGCATcatctgcttttcttttcagcGCTCCTCGTTGCTCAAGTTCAGCGTTTTGAGTTTAGAGTTCAGTATTCATAAGCACAACTTTAGCTCAATAAACATTGACAAATTAGCAAGCGGCTTATAgctcaagtgattaaaagCATTCATCATGCAAGCGGAAGTCCTGTTTTGAATCTTTGTTCCCTTACTATTGCATGAATAAAAATAAGGGAGCTAATTTCCCCACTTCCcttttctccacttacactcccttttgctttttagtactttttaataaattttgttctttctctttcctattctatccttaccctacattaatttcctttttacttcacttttatattatttctttttctttatacttaattttcgAACTTATACTCCATTTTCAGTAttaaagggggaaaaaaacttaatttcttactcgattaaagaaatttttttttactgaaaATGGAGTgcaaattggaaaattaagtataaagaaaaagaactaatataaaagtgaagtaaaaagaaattagtgtAGGATAAGggtaaaataagaaagagaaagaacaaattgattaaaaaatattaaaaaacaaaagggagtgtaagtggagaaaatGGGATTGGGGAAATCATATCcctaaaaataaacataaaaacatcGACAAATTAAGGATCCATActacttaaaaaaattaatggtaAGTAAGAATATCTCACCGTGATTTGAGCTTTAATTTCTTCACCTGACAATAAGGGCTGTCCATTTGcatctttgagtgaaatgaaAACATCAAGCAGGTCCTCAGGCTCCTTCGTCCTTCCATCTCTCCATTCTTTCAACCTCTCATCAATAAGAGGGTCTTGATATTGCTTGATGATCTTCAAAGCACCCCTCACCTTTTTCTCATGGCCACTTATGTCAAACACTCTAAGCCATGGAAGATAATCCGATACACAGAAAGCGTACACATGCAAGAGTATAGTCAAAAGCGCAGAGACGTGTTGCTCTTCTTCAAAGCCAGGCCCTCCATCCTTTCTCCCTTTGCCAAAGTACCTCGTGTTGAAAATCATCCTTCTCATCACACCTCCTGAGTAAAATTGAGCTGCAGTTCTCACATTCACCACCGAACCGTTCGGATTGGACGAGCACTGATTGTATAGGAACTTCACAAGGTTATCAGCTTCTTCGTTTCTCTTACCAACTAGCCATTGAACCATAGAATGATTGAACACGTCAGCAATCAAAacttttctcatttttttccaCTGGCCTCCCCAAGGCACAACACCTGTGGTCAAGAACCCGCTGCTTAAAAGTTCAGTTGCCATTGTGACAGGTCTTGATGCAAAAACTgcatcatttttcttcaaaaactcCCTGGCAATTTCTGGTGATTTCACTGGGATGACATGAACATTTCCTAATTTTATGCATGCAATGTCAGTGTCGAGTTCTTTCAAAACCTTATGCACCCATTTATATGCTGGCCTGTTCCTCCACATTTCTGGTACACAACCAACAATTGGCCATGGGGTCGGACCTGGGGGAAGAGAGACTCCTTTGCTTCTATTGCTGGTTTTCAACCTGATCAAGTTGACAAGAAAGATGAAAAAGGATACAAGGAAAATTGCAATTGGAGTGTTCATGATTTAGATTCAGAGAGGATATGGAATTGAGCAGCAGGTACTGATGATAGTCAAGGTTTTATTGTTCTATTTCAATACTACTAAAACTAAGCAGCACTCTGCAGGTACTTCTCTTAAAGTTTGTCTAGTTGTGGGGTCCGAGAGGCCTCAAAAATGTGAGACGTCCTCCCATAGAACATTTGGGATTTTGACGTTTAGATCCACTTGCCATGCTCTCTAATGCTACCAAGCTTCAATAATTCAGTCTCACGAAtcttttcaactttttaatCTCTTTGGCTCCAGAAATGGTAACCACACTTTACAATGATTGATTGATACATATGGCTTCCGGCATGATTTTCCTAATAACATGATTCATTGATGCATCTTGCTTTCCATGCTGCTGGATGTATGATTTGTGATTCACCATTTTTGGTTagtgcaaaaaaaatttgtatccTTTGACAAGATTTCTTGAGAAGATTGACAAATTGACACCATCTTTATCTTTATGCGTGAGAAGGGGAAAGGTACctgtgggagcaaatattttcgtctccaatcacagcacgccacgtggaaaagaagattatctcttaaaattaattaattgaaccaGTTTAtttggctaattaattaatttggataaatatctgaattaatatgatattatctttatttaataagataatatcattaatcgAATATTAtcataataaagagaagataatatcattaattcagatattatcttcataaaagaagataatatcatttaattcaaatattatctAAGTCCGACTCGATCCCTACGAATTTGGGTAGAGAATAAACTCAGCATATTCTCTacaaaaccctagccccgaggctcctataaatagacgacctcattcatcattcaaggtacatctaaacctactcctaatacccgagaaaaatacctgaagctctctctccctctccactctccatattttctccataCGGCTCCgaccaccacacacggctccggccgcccggttcacaccatacatacaactccgtaccctttacttagctattgtttttctacaaacactcgaactaacttaggcatcggagggcctttggccaacacccccgggtgtggtctatttactccaatcttttttacaggaaacgaggaagagagagaaggaaggtCGAAGGTTGagggatctagaagcgaatattctcccgtgagattatttgcacaaacagtaCCTGCAAGAAAACACTAGATTTGTAATAGAATGTCAGAGAATAATATAGATGAGCTGCAGGCAGTACCGATAATGAAGGTATTCCATCTCAACGCTAgccctaattaaatcaaacgaTGGGACTCTGTGATAAAGCTATATGTACAGACTAtatatactctttttttcacCCCTAAGCTagcttaattaataaaattgtagTACTTGGAATAAATTTGCATCTTAAATAAAAAGCTTATCTAGAAGGAGGTGGGAAATTTCCACAAAGTGTCAAATAAATACAAAcatatacataatatattgTTAGGTATAGCCATCCCCAGTAAGGGGATGAGCTCAAAATGCTCACCAATCAAAATTGCAAATGGGGACAAACCAACTGAAATGAGTGGTAATAATAATATGGATCCCTTTGTCATACAAAATCCCTGCCTTTTGCATTATTGAATGGTATAGGGTGGCAATTCtaatatcataataataataaaatctttgtgttatatatatttttaatttgtttaaattCCCTTTTGAGTTATTCATGGTGGGCTTCTTTAGAAGCATCAGGCCCGACCCTGAACATGAGCAGTGAATGCGACCCCCTGGGTCTATTATTCAAAGggtccaaattttttatttaaaaaaaaaaatgtgcgTTTCCGCCCCTCAAGAAGAAGAACCCTTTCGCGCCACCCGCTCCACTCCTCAAGGTTAACATTAGTTTGATATATATCTAGTTATAACTTGATTATGTTATTTTAAAATCAAGTGTTTTTTTAGGAACTTTCCTATTGAGAAGGACAatagcatactaaactcacacgcAATACACGATGCTATGACTCGAACCCATGACCTTTCTTGGTGAAGCATTTACtctaaaccactacactagtgggtcatTTGCTCAAAATCAAGCTATTTAAatgtaaataaacaaacataaGTAgattcattttattattttcctgaAATTTACAGGAATGTTAGGACTTGAACTCATGACCTTTCTTGATGAAGCATTTCCTCTAAACCATTACACTAATGGGTCTTTTACTCAAAATCAAGCTATTTAAgtgtaaataaacaaacacaaGTAGATTCATTTTATTGTCTTCCTGAAATTTCCTAtggtttcttatttttggtACTTCCTTTTCTCTCGTGTTGTTGAGTTATTGTTAAATACTCAAAACATAGATAATCTTACTGATTTTCATTACTTCTTCTTGTCAATTCTTGTGAAATcctgtattaaaaaattgtgtatatatatattaatatttaatcttTGCAtactatataattattttattttttttatggcaAGCTACGCGATATGAGTCTGGCTATAAACTAGTATAGCCTACCTTATCAAATTTTATTGCATAGCTTTCATTATGTTAACTCATATCAGCCCTATGTGatgtttattatatatttttacacTTCACAAAAGCATTTAGAAGGCCCTTATGCTTACTAAGCATTCTGTTCAAAATTGATGTGTTGCAAGCATATAGTTCTCAAATCTTGTTAAAGCACAAGGTGGAAATAGCAGGAGGTGTAAGCATAGTATGTATTCTTATATACCCTTAATTTGATAGTGCTCACTAAGCACTCTACAAAGCCAACGCATAGGGCTATATTTCGTGTGGCAGACTACTTTCAAGCAACCCAAGTAGTCTAGGAAACTACAGACTAGTTgtgtggcacaattttagctTTCATCTATATCTATTACTTGGACTTTGCCGACTTTAGCTTCCTATAAATAGCACTCCCTTATACTTCTtgtgtaataacccaaacctaaattaatatttaattagtaatttattaagaggaaaagacaattttgaccttggaataatttattaaagaaaggttgactttttgaccgagaaggaatttgacaattccacacaccgttgcgtagagcacgaagtgggctcgaatcagagttttaacgaagaaaatacggttaAAATACTCTGAGGGGCAAAacagtaatttaaaaaatcagattttacaaaacctcattctctctctctctctctctctcgcacgCAGCCTCCCCTCCATCCAGTTTTTCTCACAGCCACCGGTTTCGGCCACCACAGGCCACGACACCAGTACCAATCTGACCGGCGTCACATCGCCACCTCACACCGCACAGCCCGCTGCCAGCCGCCGCCGTTATCCCGCTGGAAAACCACGAAACCGCCAGTTTTTGTGTGAAACTTCACGGCCGTCGATCTCCGTCATCCAGCCACCAAATCGGACGAGCCATGTATGGATTCTgcacctctcgagctgttctagctgcctgtttgGTAGGATTCAATCGATTCTCAGCATAGGTAATTGATTTTCGAATTAGAAATTCAGCCGGTTTTTGGATCTCGATTTCGGCCATtttcggtcagtttttggggtaggtctaAGAAccaaagtggctccaaatagggtgttatacctagggtaggagtttggagccgcgGCACCCAGCGCTGCCGATgggtgtggcggcgcgtgggcgagggtagtgaagtggcactgtgtctcgatgagatccttaagTCGTCACGAGCccgtaggaattcacggatctcaatttggataccgtttgagcctcgaacggattttacatattgtgcgatttccgagttcaatactgttgaaccgttggatcgtaatcagtttcagatatgttaATTTAGACCATTTTAGAATCgtttaggattcgacggattgtgaatcgtagtccggatactccgaaatcgcgaaccctagggctagggtttaaaAATCGTGCGATTGTACaatcgtgatcaatccgaccgtccgatcgagaccaaaccctcgggacatgtgtcctaggtaTATTGGAATTTCTAGAGGCTTCCGGATCAtaattgtgaggtcatggacccacGGGGTCCCAGGTTGACTTTTTAGGACTTTAGCgttttttgagtcccaagatactaCTAGACTATTCCAAGCTTTTACGGCTATAGGACCAATTTTAATTTGACGCACATATTTCTAGGATTCGGGGGTCagggtttttaaattaatactatattgcatattgtattaatagaatactATGGTAATTCAATCAGGCACCCAGGCACCAGTTGACctgcaggagggaccttcaagaggtcaaGCGAGCACGAACCAtctgtgagtggactctttgtttttataaatgaatttaagcagttcagtttcaggtacagtatttgatcttgaataaattttattcaaagattaaTGTTATAAGCTGTTCAatgcttttgaatattttattttgtatgctgcCGAGTGGAATACCCTTTAAAGGATATAGGAAAATAAattctagttaattatcagataaatagCAGCAAAATTTTAGATGTTACagaaattcagttattcaacaaattttcttcagaaactttatattttcctaaaccacTTTGTACCAAGATATACAAATGTTGCCTTCAGTAAATAAGTTGCCTTcagattaaatgttgccttcggattgtattggttgccttcgatttagtcagcatgcttgacagttgccccacgagttctttGGTattcgaactcgtgtggagcgagtaatgctgatcaggtggactacggtcccctgaatcctgcgagttgcggctcggattgagcttgtgtcactgagacctgcgagcatgtgtcacccatggtgatgcaaggaattgacggatataaggaattgacgaaaataaagggtacacctaggtggtagttttaaactattttcaatgccttaagaaattaatgttgaccatgagtatgattggcttatatacatgtacaattatatgagtgcattgatttcagaaataaagagaataatttagtttgtataactatttttacagtggggttagtatgttcatatgttattttctaaactttgttttttagtccactcaccctttttaatgttttgcgcccccaggcagtaggcgTGCACAGGGATCCACCACCAGGCCGTTTTCCaccttccgcgcctttcttttgatgtaggactttttgttttgtaaacggattgactcctttgtaaattcttagttgTCGCTCTGATaatttgccctagacttaaaatgtaactgttggaatgtatatatatgtatgttggcagttggttgtatatatatatacttgtttggctggtgtaaa
Proteins encoded in this region:
- the LOC18770648 gene encoding isoleucine N-monooxygenase 2 is translated as MNTPIAIFLVSFFIFLVNLIRLKTSNRSKGVSLPPGPTPWPIVGCVPEMWRNRPAYKWVHKVLKELDTDIACIKLGNVHVIPVKSPEIAREFLKKNDAVFASRPVTMATELLSSGFLTTGVVPWGGQWKKMRKVLIADVFNHSMVQWLVGKRNEEADNLVKFLYNQCSSNPNGSVVNVRTAAQFYSGGVMRRMIFNTRYFGKGRKDGGPGFEEEQHVSALLTILLHVYAFCVSDYLPWLRVFDISGHEKKVRGALKIIKQYQDPLIDERLKEWRDGRTKEPEDLLDVFISLKDANGQPLLSGEEIKAQITELQLATVDNPFNAAEWALSIMLNQPELLKKAEEELDRVVGKQRLVQESDVPKLPYVRACAREALRLHPVAPFNLPHMSSTDAVVAGYFIPKGSSVLLSRLGLGRNPEVWENPLIFDPERHLKGDADQQVDLEEHELRFITFSTGRRGCMGSGLGTTITIMLLARLLQGFTWSMPPNVDKIDLTEALSLFKANPLFAHAKPRLPASLYTV